A genomic region of Enterococcus sp. 12C11_DIV0727 contains the following coding sequences:
- the glmU gene encoding bifunctional UDP-N-acetylglucosamine diphosphorylase/glucosamine-1-phosphate N-acetyltransferase GlmU: MENRYVIILAAGKGTRMKSTLYKVLHPVAGKPMVEHIMDQVEKTNPSEVVTIVGHGAEAIKSHLGERSQYALQAEQLGTGHAVLQAESHLAGKKGTTLVITGDTPLLTSETLVNLFDYHQGKNASATILTAHAEDPTGYGRIIRDHVGIVEKIVEQKDASEQEARVQEINTGTFCFDNEALFNALSKINTNNAQGEYYLTDIIEILKKEGKTVAAYQMADFEEAMGINDRVALAEANKIMHRRLNTMHMRNGVSFIDPDSTYIDEGVVIGSDTVIEAGVHLKGKTVIGDDCFIGAHSEIVDSVIEDNVKITQSIVEESIIRKDADVGPFAHIRPKAEIGERVHVGNFVEIKNATVAEDTKVGHLTYVGDADLGKNINVGCGVVFVNYDGKDKHRTSIGDHAFIGSATNLIAPVNVAANSVIAAGSTITDDVAEFDLAIARARQVNKEGYGKNMPYMNNEK, from the coding sequence TTGGAAAACAGATATGTCATTATCCTCGCTGCCGGTAAAGGAACACGTATGAAATCAACACTTTATAAAGTGTTGCATCCTGTCGCTGGAAAACCAATGGTAGAGCACATCATGGATCAAGTCGAAAAAACGAATCCAAGTGAAGTTGTCACGATCGTAGGTCATGGTGCAGAAGCAATCAAAAGCCATTTAGGCGAGCGTAGCCAATATGCTTTACAAGCAGAACAATTAGGAACAGGACATGCTGTGTTGCAAGCAGAATCGCATTTAGCAGGCAAAAAAGGAACAACGCTGGTTATTACAGGAGATACACCGCTTTTGACTTCTGAAACATTAGTGAACCTTTTTGATTACCATCAAGGTAAAAACGCCAGTGCGACGATTTTAACAGCGCATGCGGAAGATCCAACGGGATATGGTCGTATCATTCGTGATCATGTAGGCATCGTTGAAAAAATCGTGGAGCAAAAAGATGCATCTGAACAAGAAGCTCGTGTTCAAGAAATCAATACTGGGACATTTTGTTTTGATAACGAGGCGTTATTCAATGCTTTATCTAAAATCAATACCAACAATGCCCAAGGCGAATATTATTTAACAGATATTATTGAGATCCTTAAAAAAGAAGGCAAAACTGTCGCGGCCTATCAAATGGCTGACTTTGAAGAAGCGATGGGAATCAATGATCGTGTAGCTTTAGCTGAAGCGAATAAAATCATGCACCGTCGTTTAAATACGATGCATATGAGAAATGGTGTATCCTTTATCGATCCTGATTCAACTTATATCGATGAAGGTGTCGTGATTGGTTCAGATACAGTAATTGAAGCAGGGGTACATTTAAAAGGGAAAACAGTGATTGGGGATGATTGTTTCATCGGTGCACATTCTGAAATCGTTGATAGTGTAATTGAAGATAATGTGAAAATCACCCAATCAATTGTCGAGGAAAGTATTATTCGCAAAGATGCAGACGTAGGCCCATTTGCTCATATTCGTCCAAAAGCTGAAATCGGCGAACGTGTTCACGTTGGTAACTTTGTGGAAATCAAAAATGCAACGGTGGCAGAAGATACTAAAGTCGGACATCTGACTTATGTTGGGGATGCTGATTTAGGTAAAAATATCAATGTTGGCTGTGGTGTAGTTTTTGTGAACTACGATGGTAAAGACAAACATCGGACGAGCATTGGCGATCATGCGTTTATTGGATCAGCGACAAATTTGATTGCACCTGTGAATGTTGCAGCGAATTCAGTTATCGCAGCAGGTTCAACCATTACAGATGATGTAGCTGAGTTTGACTTAGCGATTGCTCGTGCAAGACAAGTGAATAAAGAAGGCTATGGGAAAAACATGCCTTATATGAATAACGAGAAATAA
- a CDS encoding FusB/FusC family EF-G-binding protein, whose translation MNKQIQPYQFNFIRKQANILLQAHLSVNDKNTIKTLQAIVLEKINEQFGADKDQLQPLLEGFLEAATSKPRLEHYLEELKEAVIPFDLPSKQQLTKLFKKTKKLKIPEWEMMDLRDYTFYSWNDSGKQQKFIIASIDGQLVGVSGTIAPTTQKGICPICHETSEVAMFLSKVKESGDGMYTKRGNYICYDSEKCNHNIERREELEAFVQNVKFTK comes from the coding sequence ATGAATAAACAAATACAACCATATCAATTTAATTTTATTAGAAAACAAGCCAATATTTTGCTACAAGCTCATTTATCTGTAAATGATAAAAATACAATCAAAACACTGCAAGCGATCGTTCTTGAGAAAATCAATGAACAGTTTGGTGCAGATAAAGATCAGTTACAGCCTTTATTAGAAGGATTTTTAGAAGCTGCGACTTCTAAGCCTAGACTGGAACACTATTTGGAAGAGTTAAAAGAAGCGGTGATTCCGTTTGATTTGCCTTCAAAACAACAACTAACAAAGCTTTTTAAAAAGACGAAGAAATTAAAAATCCCCGAGTGGGAAATGATGGATTTGCGTGATTATACCTTTTACAGCTGGAATGACAGTGGGAAACAGCAGAAATTTATTATCGCTTCAATCGACGGACAGCTCGTCGGTGTTTCCGGAACAATTGCTCCTACGACTCAGAAGGGCATCTGCCCGATTTGCCATGAAACGTCAGAAGTTGCGATGTTTCTGTCTAAAGTGAAAGAATCTGGTGATGGGATGTACACAAAGCGTGGGAATTATATTTGCTATGATAGTGAGAAATGTAACCATAATATCGAGCGCAGAGAAGAGTTAGAAGCGTTTGTTCAGAATGTGAAATTTACGAAGTAA
- a CDS encoding type II toxin-antitoxin system HicB family antitoxin — protein MSSLVVYPAIFNQEGNNYNVTFPDLPEVITFGNGIEHAVEMAQEALGLAIYNKTELPTTSDPRKIKLDNKTDFVLMVTLDLDEYRRKFHSKSVRKNTSIPEWINDLAEKENINFSQTLTEALKNKLNV, from the coding sequence GTGAGCAGTCTAGTTGTATATCCAGCAATTTTTAATCAAGAAGGAAATAACTATAACGTTACATTTCCTGACCTCCCAGAAGTAATTACATTTGGTAACGGTATCGAGCATGCCGTAGAAATGGCTCAAGAAGCGTTAGGTTTGGCAATCTATAATAAAACAGAATTGCCTACCACATCTGATCCAAGAAAAATAAAATTAGACAATAAAACTGATTTCGTTTTAATGGTTACTTTGGATCTAGATGAATATAGAAGGAAATTCCATTCAAAATCTGTAAGAAAAAATACATCAATTCCAGAATGGATCAATGACTTAGCCGAAAAAGAAAATATAAATTTTTCTCAGACTTTGACAGAAGCACTTAAAAATAAGTTGAATGTCTGA
- the mazE gene encoding type II toxin-antitoxin system PemI/MazE family antitoxin, with amino-acid sequence MKTRRQGNAIVLTIPAKFGIEENIDYVAVKGEDESITFIKKQSNLFKEAFENNQEIEVGEGFPEDSAGRELM; translated from the coding sequence ATGAAAACAAGACGACAAGGAAATGCAATTGTGTTAACAATACCCGCTAAATTTGGTATTGAAGAAAATATTGATTATGTCGCCGTCAAAGGTGAAGACGAGAGTATAACGTTCATTAAAAAACAGTCTAACTTATTCAAAGAAGCTTTCGAGAACAATCAAGAGATAGAAGTTGGAGAAGGGTTCCCTGAAGATTCTGCTGGAAGGGAATTAATGTAA
- a CDS encoding type II toxin-antitoxin system PemK/MazF family toxin — translation MVFSVHGYTPKRGDIVVIYFDPSVGREIQKKRPGIVISSDEYNAVTGMIAVCPITSTKNTKNHFISLDTNHQITGYINPLQVKTFDFTAPERNVRFIEKATLKEIGETAQIVSMIFDFSNLMTE, via the coding sequence ATGGTTTTTAGTGTTCACGGATATACCCCAAAACGCGGAGATATCGTGGTAATCTACTTTGACCCTAGCGTTGGGCGTGAAATTCAAAAGAAACGGCCAGGCATTGTTATTAGCAGTGATGAATATAATGCCGTAACTGGAATGATTGCAGTTTGTCCAATAACGTCTACGAAAAACACAAAAAATCATTTTATTTCTTTAGATACCAATCATCAAATAACTGGATACATCAATCCTCTTCAAGTTAAAACATTTGATTTTACTGCTCCAGAAAGAAATGTTCGGTTCATAGAAAAAGCGACGTTGAAAGAAATTGGTGAAACGGCACAGATTGTCAGCATGATCTTTGATTTTTCAAATTTGATGACAGAATAA